In Fulvia fulva chromosome 8, complete sequence, the DNA window ACGACTGCTAGGACTTGCTCCTCCAGGTCAGTACGACCGACGCTCGATTCGCTGGTCATTGAACTTGTTGTCGATTCGACTTGCACGCTTGGCTCCAGGCTTTTCTTCGAAACCCAAGGATACGGTGTTAGTGTTCGATTGAGCATGATGGCAAAATGGCGGACGCTGCTAAAACTCTGGGAAACATGCCAGCGACCAATTTCCAGGCTATGATCAAAAGCGCAGCCACGTACCAAGAAAGCTGGTCCTCGAGGGAGTGAGGTAATCGCCGTGTGCCCAGCATCATGGCATACGTTATCTGCTGCGCGCCAACTATCACCGGGATCTGTAAGGCTGGAAAGCCGATCGCCGGTCTCACTTTTCCACGTGAAAGGATTCACACGGTATTCTAAGAAAAGCTTACTCCACGAAGATCGAAATCCAACACCCGAACGAGCACATATGACGAGGATCTGTCCATTGCAGTTGACGATTGGCGGCTACACTTCTGCCACGGCAACGCATGCTGGAAATTGGTTCAGACTCGCGTTCATCTGCCAGGATTCATCATTCTGGAGTCTCGTCATGTTGAAGCTGCCGATAACCGCCATACACCGAGAAAATGCATACCACTGTCACAAGGCTTCATTAAGTGGTCTCGTGAAACATTGGAAGGTCTACTGCTTTATGTGTCAACATCTTGAGACTGCGAATCGCATTTCTGGCCTCTTACTCTCAATGTCTTCGTCCATCTCACTTTGACACACACTGTCACTATGGACGGTTGATCAGTCCCCAAATTTGATGCCGTGCTCGGCACACAGTGAGAGAGAATTTCCATGACGCCGTACTACATACACAAGGACAGCTACAAACATGCTGAGCACACAAGACGGCCGGAAAAACTCGCAGCCCGTATATTGGGCCTAGTCTGCGGACTCATCCTCCCAGAAGCAGAAGCACCTTGTCTCCACGCTGCGTCTCGGTGGGCCAAAGTCGTGCGGAGTAGGGAAAGCGGAATGCGCCAGACGTCTCGCAACGCCTGTCTTCTTAGAGTCGAACATCTTCATGATCAAGCACTCCTCCGGCTGCATCTTCGAGAAGTAATGCCATTTGTGCTGACCAGGATAGTCAGGTGGAGCGACCTGCCACATCTTGTTCTCTGGAGGTGTCGCCGGCCACTTCACAGGAACGAGGTGAATAGTGTCGTGAAGCTGTTCTTCAGTGACGGAGCGAGCATCACACAGACCCAGTGGCTCGTTGTTCACTTGCTCAAGCGGACGCCAGATGTTTCAGATGGCCCAGCGGGTCTTCTCCATCTTCTTGGCCTCCTCGGCGCCCATGTCGAGATAGAGCCTCTTCCGGGCTCCGGAGTATGACTGGTCGATGTGCACGAAACGTGCAGAAGCGTTGCCGGGTGTCATCTCCATGTCTGGCTTGTCTTGGTCTTCGCCATTGATTCTGGTCTCATCATAGCCACGTCGACGGGTCAAAGTGCTGATGACGTAGACTCGCGAGCATTCAGTGCTATAGGGATGTTAGGCGATCGTCAAAATTGGTAGATCAAAAGTGGGCACGTACACTTTCTTCAGCAGCGCCTCGCAGTCATTGTCATACTTGGTTCCCCTCAGTGGTGCAGCCCCGTTATGGAGTTCCAATCCCGGGCCTGGAGCGTATTCTAGCTGGAAGCCGTGCTCATCGAGCTTGAACTGGTCTTCGTAGCCACGCTCGTCGGTAATCGTTACTGGGATCTTGTGGTACTTGCGGCGGAGCTGGCCGTAGACACCTCCCCAAATGACTTCAGTCCCGCCCAGAGTAGGGTCAAGGCGGTAGTTGAGGTCCGCCTCAACGGTGGGCTTCTGGTTCTCGTCGATTCTGGAAGGCATCTTGACTCTGTAAAAAATGGCTGGGAGGACGAAGTTGAGAGCTTGGCTTCAGGACTTTGAAAGAGAGGAGACCGCCCAGGAAATTCAGCTTGTTTTCAAGGATCTGGATGCCGCCGTTCATGGGAACCATATACTGGCAAGCGAAGGCACGCCGGTGCAATTGGGCTCGACTCCCCGGACATCGGTAACCATTTACCGCACGCCCTATGACGATGATGGAGGCCTCATACTGCTCCCACCACTTATCCTGAAGACGTCATACGTGCTCAAAGGTCTGTCAACCAGGTATGGATTCGCCATCTGCTTCATGTGGCCGGTGGAGCTTTCTTGTGCAAGGCTTGGCATCGCACGTGATATCTCAGTCCGCGATCTGATCATAAGGCTGGCGTAGCTTGAAGCTCAAACGAGAGAACGGGCAGACGTGCCTTGTCAAAGGATCCTATGATACATGCGTGTCTATCATCCAACTACGAAGCATGCCCAGAGTGTTCCATGAACACCGTACGCCATGACGCCGTTCTGTTTCATCAGTCATTAATGCACTGCCTTGCTTATCACACCCAGCCGACAGCCGTCTGCTTGAAGCCATTCCACTCTTGATACTCCATCGGCACTTCTGGAAAGTTGTCTACTCCGTCAAGGATGATCATTCCCATCCCACCACTCAA includes these proteins:
- a CDS encoding Hydroxylase/desaturase CTB9, producing MPSRIDENQKPTVEADLNYRLDPTLGGTEVIWGGVYGQLRRKYHKIPVTITDERGYEDQFKLDEHGFQLEYAPGPGLELHNGAAPLRGTKYDNDCEALLKKVTECSRVYVISTLTRRRGYDETRINGEDQDKPDMEMTPGNASARFVHIDQSYSGARKRLYLDMGAEEAKKMEKTRWQVNNEPLGLCDARSVTEEQLHDTIHLVPVKWPATPPENKMWQVAPPDYPGQHKWHYFSKMQPEECLIMKMFDSKKTGVARRLAHSAFPTPHDFGPPRRSVETRCFCFWEDESAD